One part of the Solea solea chromosome 16, fSolSol10.1, whole genome shotgun sequence genome encodes these proteins:
- the LOC131475900 gene encoding protein NYNRIN-like, with translation MPKCLRAVAAAEKALLASRDIVGYAPLTLLVPHAVSLILSEQKTSHLSAARHLRYHTCLLDMPNVTLKRCTVLNPATLLPLPQDGEPHDCMAELSASCSPRPDLTETPLTNPDLVLYVDGSASRDPATGLCRVGFAVCSDYDVMMSSSLPPHFSAQAAELVALTTACQLAKGRSVNIYTDSRYAFGVVHDFGALWKHRGFLKYDGKPVLHHTLIADLLDAILLPSAISVCKCAAHTNASDPISTGNARADAAAKAASLLPLFDSSVSRTLVSVSSDVPSSLSAVQSFASPKDKQLWRNAGPDNNPCLPSHFFPHYAKLTHGSDHASKGGMQQMINTFWFTKGFSAYAQKHCQACVICATHNVGRAIQPSQQAAHPQPTRPFEHVMMDFVELTPSEGKSHCLVMVDMWSKWVEVFPASKQSASVVAKALLTEIIPRWGIPAKISSDNGSHFVNSAITELSLYLGINLRTHCAYHPASGGAVERENGTLKNKLAKCCEDTGLPWTKALPLVLMYMRMRKRNRTNLSPFEILFATPPSVGVETPRSPPPSTALCDHNTLTYCTNLSKQLSDIKKQVIAALPVPASGPLHQLEPGDFVVVKDFRRKSWRNRRWQGPFQILLTTHTAVKVAERATWIHASHCRKVPAPPAGSTEKNYKLRRLLSKTLRSQQAHR, from the exons ATGCCAAAATGTCTCAGAGCTGTAGCAGCTgctgaaaaagcccttttggCCTCAAGAGATATAGTTGGCTACGCTCCTTTGACTCTCCTTGTGCCACATGCGGTCTCTTTGATCCTTTCTGAGCAGAAAACATCACACCTTTCGGCTGCTAGACACCTTAGGTATCATACGTGTCTTCTTGACATGCCTAATGTCACTCTTAAGAGGTGTACTGTTCTAAACCCTGCTACTCTGCTCCCTCTTCCACAGGATGGTGAGCCTCATGATTGCATGGCTGAACTTTCAGCATCTTGTTCTCCAAGACCTGATCTGACAGAAACGCCCTTGACAAATCCTGACCTTGTCCTCTATGTAGATGGCTCTGCTTCAAGAGACCCAGCTACAGGTCTCTGCCGTGTTGgttttgctgtttgttctgACTATgacgtgatgatgtcatcatctctTCCACCTCACTTCTCAGCTCAAGCTGCAGAACTTGTGGCCTTAACAACTGCCTGCCAATTAGCTAAGGGTAGATCTGTAAATATCTACACTGATTCCAGATATGCTTTTGGTGTTGTTCATGACTTTGGTGCACTTTGGAAACATAGAGGTTTTCTGAAATATGATGGCAAGCCCGTTTTGCATCACACACTCATTGCAGATCTCTTAGATGCCATCCTTCTTCCTTCTGCCatttctgtgtgtaaatgtgctgctCACACTAATGCCTCTGACCCAATTTCTACAGGTAACGCTCGAGCGGATGCAGCTGCGAAGGCAGCTTCTCTTCTCCCTTTGTTTGACTCTTCTGTATCACGTACTTTGGTTTCAGTTTCTTCTGACGTACCATCTTCCCTCAGTGCTGTTCAATCTTTTGCGTCTCCAAAAGATAAGCAACTTTGGAGAAACGCAG GCCCCGACAACAACCCGTGTTTGCCTTCCCATTTCTTCCCTCACTATGCTAAATTGACGCATGGGTCTGACCATGCATCAAAAGGAGGGATGCAGCAAATGATTAATACATTTTGGTTCACAAAAGGGTTTTCTGCCTATGCTCAAAAACACTGCCAAGCCTGTGTTATCTGTGCTACTCACAATGTAGGCAGGGCAATCCAACCTTCCCAACAAGCTGCTCATCCTCAACCAACTCGACCTTTTGAGCATGTCATGATGGATTTTGTAGAACTAACTCCATCAGAAGGAAAGTCTCATTGTTTAGTGATGGTAGACATGTGGAGCAAATGGGTTGAAGTGTTCCCAGCCTCAAAACAATCTGCCTCAGTAGTAGCTAAAGCCCTTCTTACTGAAATCATTCCCAGATGGGGAATTCCAGCTAAAATCTCCAGTGATAATGGTAGCCATTTTGTTAATTCAGCTATCACTGAACTGAGCCTATACTTAGGCATTAACCTGAGAACACACTGTGCCTACCACCCAGCTAGTGGAGGTGCAGTAGAGAGGGAGAATGGAACACTAAAGAACAAGCTGGCCAAGTGTTGTGAAGACACAGGTCTTccatggacaaaagcacttccTCTAGTGCTTATGTATATGAGAATGCGAAAACGAAACAGAACTAACTTGAGCCCCTTTGAGATTCTTTTTGCAACTCCTCCTTCTGTAGGTGTGGAAACTCCCCGATCTCCACCCCCATCAACAGCTCTTTGTGATCACAACACACTAACCTACTGTACCAATCTATCCAAACAGCTCTCTGATATAAAGAAACAGGTGATCGCAGCCCTCCCTGTTCCAGCCAGTGGTCCCCTGCACCAGCTCGAACCAGGTGACTTCGTGGTCGTAAAAGACTTCAGGAGGAAGTCGTGGAGGAACAGGAGGTGGCAAGGTCCGTTCCAGATCCTGCTGACAACCCACACTGCTGTGAAGGTCGCTGAGCGGGCTACCTGGATCCACGCCAGCCACTGCAGAAAGGTTCCAGCACCCCCTGCTGGTTCGactgaaaaaaactacaaactcCGGAGGCTGCTAAGTAAGACTTTGCGTTCACAACAGGCACACAGGTGA